Proteins encoded in a region of the Scrofimicrobium sp. R131 genome:
- a CDS encoding heavy-metal-associated domain-containing protein, with product MSDFDRTTELYVTGLTCGHCVASVTEELEEINGVKNVDVILVKGGESKVTVLTDTAIDDEAYRDAIQEAGYDLVRISRDL from the coding sequence ATGAGCGATTTTGACCGCACCACCGAACTGTACGTCACCGGCCTCACCTGCGGACACTGCGTCGCCAGCGTGACGGAAGAGCTGGAAGAAATCAACGGCGTCAAGAACGTCGACGTCATCCTGGTCAAGGGCGGCGAAAGCAAGGTTACCGTCCTGACGGACACCGCCATCGACGATGAAGCTTACCGGGATGCGATCCAGGAAGCCGGCTACGACCTGGTGCGCATCTCCCGCGACCTCTAG
- a CDS encoding metal-sensitive transcriptional regulator: MRGYSQDTDKYLARLRRIEGQVRGIQRMVTEGQYCIDVLTQISAIESALNAVALGLLEDHLNHCVVDAVKQGEEAQREKMHEATQAVARLLKS, translated from the coding sequence ATGCGTGGATACTCCCAAGATACCGACAAATACCTCGCCCGCCTGCGCCGAATTGAGGGGCAGGTCCGCGGAATCCAGCGGATGGTGACGGAAGGTCAGTACTGCATCGACGTGCTGACCCAGATTTCCGCCATTGAGTCGGCACTGAACGCCGTGGCCCTGGGCCTGCTGGAAGATCACCTGAACCACTGCGTGGTGGACGCGGTTAAACAGGGAGAAGAAGCGCAGCGCGAAAAGATGCACGAGGCAACCCAGGCGGTGGCCCGCCTGCTCAAATCCTGA
- a CDS encoding alpha/beta hydrolase, protein MARYYPLRRIPEAARPGHFARRMLPLIPAILRSAAWTLAASGAPPGSPMREVLQAGAVQRGDQALEKAQDTFFAEPGLDTLLVRELSKLGSTISRWNRVRLWTYIALGFDRDGRAARNLRRIPRMGYDSLMLTGLAFGKSLGYFTGGKVHAQLWWDSLGEVGQLPPEHPTPQVRRFQPPRSLGDLAADIDDLYWADAYGQAVKITQVGRGSNRRWLVSVPGTDHPEPESKPNVADLETNLREELNLPSAMRRGVIAAVNQAMAAAGIEPSARVHERVLVCGHSQGGMVAVGLAATAPAELGFDVEGVITMGSPTRRLRLRPSVDMLALEHVQDVVPALDGTPRKVADQRVVVQRSLVKPRLGSLYYAHASSTYTDTLRQLERRVQITRWGREAQVVEALQRYLPRPGEETRVTHHYIWQELVPTHANTAWTEYLELDRPDWEPVVYGDEVVSPELPPTPQELMEKVEAALENSALLAQLSRPEEAPRET, encoded by the coding sequence TTGGCTCGCTACTATCCGCTGCGCCGCATTCCCGAGGCGGCCCGGCCCGGACATTTTGCCCGCCGAATGCTCCCGCTGATCCCCGCGATTTTGCGGTCCGCGGCCTGGACTCTAGCGGCCAGTGGGGCCCCGCCCGGTTCTCCCATGCGAGAAGTGCTCCAAGCCGGGGCCGTGCAACGCGGCGACCAGGCGCTGGAAAAGGCGCAGGACACTTTCTTTGCCGAACCGGGGCTCGACACGCTGCTGGTTCGGGAGCTGTCGAAGCTCGGGTCCACCATTTCTCGGTGGAATCGGGTTCGGCTGTGGACCTACATTGCCCTGGGGTTTGACCGCGACGGGCGGGCTGCCCGGAACCTGCGGCGGATCCCGCGAATGGGCTACGACTCGCTCATGCTGACCGGCCTGGCGTTTGGCAAGTCCCTGGGCTACTTCACCGGGGGCAAGGTGCATGCGCAGCTGTGGTGGGACAGTCTGGGCGAGGTGGGGCAGTTGCCGCCCGAGCATCCCACCCCGCAGGTGCGCCGGTTTCAGCCGCCCCGCTCGCTCGGCGACCTGGCGGCCGACATTGACGACCTCTACTGGGCCGACGCCTACGGGCAGGCCGTCAAGATTACCCAGGTGGGCCGCGGGTCGAACCGGCGCTGGTTGGTGTCGGTGCCCGGAACCGATCACCCGGAACCGGAGTCGAAGCCCAACGTGGCCGACCTGGAGACGAACCTGCGCGAAGAACTGAACCTGCCCTCGGCCATGCGCCGCGGGGTGATCGCGGCCGTGAACCAGGCGATGGCGGCGGCCGGGATCGAGCCGTCCGCTCGGGTGCACGAGCGGGTGCTGGTGTGCGGGCACTCGCAGGGAGGAATGGTGGCTGTGGGTCTGGCCGCCACCGCGCCCGCGGAACTGGGATTTGACGTGGAGGGCGTGATCACGATGGGTAGCCCCACGCGGCGTCTGCGCTTGCGGCCCTCGGTGGACATGCTGGCGCTGGAGCACGTGCAGGACGTGGTTCCCGCCCTCGATGGCACCCCGCGCAAGGTGGCCGACCAGCGCGTGGTGGTCCAGCGATCCCTGGTCAAGCCGCGCCTGGGCTCGCTCTACTACGCCCACGCCTCGTCCACCTACACCGACACCCTGCGCCAGTTGGAACGCCGGGTGCAGATCACCCGGTGGGGGCGCGAGGCTCAGGTGGTGGAAGCCCTGCAGCGGTACCTGCCCCGGCCTGGGGAGGAAACCCGGGTTACCCACCATTACATCTGGCAGGAGCTGGTGCCCACCCACGCCAACACGGCCTGGACCGAGTACCTGGAACTGGATCGCCCGGACTGGGAGCCGGTGGTTTACGGGGACGAGGTGGTGAGCCCCGAGCTGCCGCCCACCCCGCAGGAACTGATGGAGAAGGTCGAGGCGGCCCTGGAAAACTCGGCCCTCCTGGCCCAGTTGTCCCGACCGGAGGAGGCCCCTCGTGAAACGTGA
- the purB gene encoding adenylosuccinate lyase — protein MNSAAPTPSFTPLTHEALSPLDGRYREQTAPLATYLSEAALNRARLHVEVEWLIFSVAAGIYPGLAPLSAEDQAYLRSLPANFSEETRARLADFERETRHDVKAVEYLLREHLTGAPEGSPLPELGELVHVFCTSEDINNLAYALCLQGAIAQVWRPAAASLQATLAELAHRYADIAMLSRTHGQTATPTTLGKEMAVFAHRFARQLDRLDQCEYLGKFNGATGTFSAHVAALPQVDWLEVSRGFVTHLGLTWNPLTTQIESHDWQAELFGVIVHFNRIAHNLATDCWTYISLGYFRQDLAAQGSTGSSTMPHKINPIRFENGEANLEVSNALLESLSATLVTTRLQRDLTDSTTQRNIGSALGYSLLALDNISRGLAGVAADPEVIAADLGSRWEVLSEAVQQVLRVQDAIGSARVDSPYEQLKALTRGQGITEESLRQFIENLPVPDSVKETLTALRPETYVGLAPQLPELLD, from the coding sequence ATGAACTCAGCTGCCCCCACCCCCTCGTTCACCCCGCTGACCCACGAAGCCCTGTCGCCCCTAGACGGGCGCTACCGGGAGCAAACGGCGCCGCTCGCCACCTACCTGTCGGAGGCCGCCCTGAACCGGGCCCGCCTGCACGTCGAGGTGGAGTGGCTGATTTTCTCGGTCGCCGCCGGAATCTACCCCGGGTTGGCTCCGCTTTCCGCCGAGGATCAGGCCTACCTGCGCAGCCTGCCCGCCAACTTCTCCGAGGAGACGCGGGCCCGCCTGGCCGACTTCGAACGTGAAACCCGCCATGACGTCAAGGCGGTTGAGTACCTTCTGCGCGAGCACTTGACCGGTGCCCCCGAAGGCTCGCCGCTGCCGGAACTGGGCGAGCTGGTCCACGTCTTCTGCACCTCCGAGGACATCAACAACCTGGCCTACGCCCTCTGCCTGCAGGGCGCGATCGCCCAGGTGTGGCGCCCGGCGGCCGCCTCCCTGCAGGCCACCCTGGCCGAGCTGGCACACCGATACGCGGACATCGCGATGCTGTCGCGCACCCACGGTCAGACCGCCACCCCCACCACCCTGGGGAAGGAGATGGCGGTGTTTGCCCACCGGTTCGCCCGCCAGCTGGACCGCCTGGACCAGTGCGAGTACCTGGGCAAGTTCAACGGCGCCACCGGCACCTTTAGCGCTCACGTCGCCGCCCTGCCGCAGGTTGATTGGCTGGAGGTTTCACGCGGCTTCGTCACCCACCTGGGCCTGACCTGGAATCCCCTAACCACGCAGATTGAGTCCCACGACTGGCAGGCCGAACTCTTCGGCGTAATCGTCCACTTCAACCGGATCGCCCACAACCTGGCCACCGACTGCTGGACGTACATTTCCCTGGGCTACTTCCGCCAGGACCTGGCCGCCCAGGGCTCGACCGGCTCCTCCACTATGCCGCACAAGATCAACCCGATCCGGTTCGAAAACGGTGAGGCCAACCTGGAGGTTTCCAACGCCCTGCTGGAGTCGCTCTCCGCCACCCTGGTGACCACCCGCCTTCAGCGCGACCTGACCGACTCGACCACTCAGCGCAACATCGGCTCGGCCTTGGGCTACTCGCTGCTGGCGCTGGACAACATCAGTCGCGGCCTGGCCGGGGTCGCGGCCGACCCGGAAGTTATTGCCGCGGATTTGGGCTCCCGCTGGGAGGTGCTCTCCGAGGCGGTCCAGCAGGTGCTGCGAGTCCAGGACGCGATCGGCTCCGCCCGGGTGGATTCCCCCTACGAGCAGCTGAAGGCCCTGACGCGCGGCCAGGGCATCACCGAGGAGTCGCTCCGCCAGTTCATTGAGAACCTGCCGGTGCCGGACTCGGTCAAGGAAACCCTGACAGCCCTGCGCCCCGAAACCTACGTGGGGTTGGCCCCCCAGTTGCCCGAGCTGTTGGACTAG
- a CDS encoding fructosamine kinase family protein, which produces MLTLSGPPSRFRKTASPSQIDFEIAALAWLREVPHGVKVAEVLDHGRGWLTEIRLHSFPPSFSQAEEFGRRLAQTHAAGAPWLGAPPTGYRGKGWIGQAPLPLVSEASATSSWGEFYSQSRLRPYLEVFDADDRALVERLCDRLETGVLDHPQPALVQQPAARTHGDLWGGNVMWTDGGAVLIDPAASGGHAEDDLGALSLFGVPHFDRIVAGYQEVSPLAPGWEDRLGLHQLHLLTVHAYLFGGAYLTQTVDVASRYLPNRQ; this is translated from the coding sequence ATGTTAACGCTCTCAGGGCCTCCATCACGGTTTCGTAAAACCGCCTCTCCCAGTCAGATCGACTTCGAGATCGCCGCACTCGCTTGGCTTCGGGAGGTGCCCCACGGCGTCAAAGTAGCTGAGGTGCTAGATCACGGCCGGGGATGGTTGACCGAGATCCGCTTGCACTCATTCCCCCCGTCTTTTTCCCAAGCCGAGGAGTTTGGTCGGCGCCTGGCTCAGACCCACGCCGCCGGCGCCCCGTGGCTGGGCGCCCCGCCCACGGGATACCGAGGAAAGGGTTGGATCGGCCAGGCGCCGCTCCCGCTGGTGAGCGAAGCTTCGGCCACCTCATCGTGGGGGGAGTTTTACAGCCAGTCTCGGCTGCGACCCTACCTGGAAGTCTTTGACGCCGACGATCGGGCCCTGGTGGAGCGGCTGTGTGACCGACTCGAAACCGGAGTGCTGGACCACCCCCAGCCGGCCCTGGTGCAGCAGCCAGCCGCCCGCACCCACGGGGATCTCTGGGGTGGGAACGTGATGTGGACCGACGGTGGAGCCGTGCTGATCGACCCGGCCGCGAGCGGCGGTCACGCCGAGGACGACCTGGGCGCTCTGTCCCTGTTCGGGGTCCCACACTTCGACCGAATCGTGGCCGGCTACCAGGAGGTTTCGCCCTTGGCTCCCGGGTGGGAGGACCGCCTCGGCCTCCATCAGCTGCACCTGCTGACGGTCCACGCCTACCTGTTTGGGGGCGCCTATCTAACTCAGACGGTGGATGTGGCTTCGCGCTACCTGCCAAACCGGCAATAA
- a CDS encoding lipase family protein: protein MAQVQAAGADQIQWRERAALIYAEAESSTVGLAQACRQVTLSCGLLSERPWWRYLRWVPPLTVPLTVGQAGLNLVRSGLVLTGASPGTGVEGLVLQGQVRRLAQLAPNPTELRLGVFGAARPRPPNRTGSVARGLSWLATVPMGLTDSLWGRERGVLLRGNLEGKNTVALVTSGRIKPVGAIEAARLGTGPIGTWTPRQVGVPLRASQALGHLGTGGEDGQIQILRHDSQGRGTPRRSWTVLIRGTKDWGLAGANPQDMLTNLQEVGGAASDQREAVLGAMELAGIGPDEPVELVGHSQGGIVAANLAADPALTDRFAIRSVLTVGAPAGGAGLPNPGVEVLSLENLSDVVPALDGAPNPVRPGVTTVYFDPDLTPPGATAHGIETYNRALEALEQDHRAGGAVDHWLENRHRELGLEPTTQTVSLNFWTQRVSSGP, encoded by the coding sequence ATGGCTCAGGTGCAAGCAGCCGGGGCCGACCAGATTCAGTGGCGTGAGCGGGCCGCATTGATCTATGCCGAGGCGGAAAGCTCGACCGTTGGGTTGGCCCAGGCCTGTCGGCAGGTCACCCTCAGTTGCGGGTTGCTGTCCGAGCGACCCTGGTGGCGGTACCTGCGCTGGGTTCCACCCCTGACGGTGCCGCTGACGGTGGGCCAGGCCGGCCTGAACCTGGTGCGATCCGGGCTGGTGCTGACGGGAGCCAGTCCGGGGACGGGGGTGGAAGGCCTGGTGCTGCAGGGGCAGGTTCGGCGGCTGGCACAACTGGCGCCAAACCCGACGGAATTACGGCTCGGGGTTTTTGGTGCTGCCCGGCCGCGCCCACCCAATCGAACCGGGTCGGTGGCGCGCGGGTTGAGCTGGTTGGCTACGGTTCCGATGGGCCTCACCGATTCGCTGTGGGGCCGGGAGCGAGGGGTGCTGCTTCGGGGGAACCTGGAGGGGAAGAATACGGTGGCGCTGGTGACCTCCGGGCGGATCAAACCCGTCGGCGCAATCGAGGCGGCCCGGCTGGGGACCGGACCAATTGGGACCTGGACCCCGCGTCAGGTAGGCGTTCCCCTGCGGGCCAGCCAGGCCCTCGGTCATCTGGGGACCGGTGGCGAGGACGGGCAAATTCAGATTCTGCGCCACGACAGTCAGGGGAGGGGCACCCCGCGCCGGTCCTGGACCGTCCTGATCCGGGGGACCAAAGATTGGGGGTTGGCGGGGGCGAACCCACAGGACATGCTGACGAACCTGCAGGAGGTGGGCGGCGCTGCGTCCGATCAGCGCGAAGCTGTACTCGGGGCGATGGAGCTGGCCGGAATCGGCCCGGATGAGCCGGTGGAACTGGTTGGGCATTCGCAGGGGGGAATTGTTGCGGCCAACCTGGCGGCAGACCCGGCGTTGACCGATCGGTTTGCCATCAGGTCGGTGCTGACGGTTGGGGCTCCGGCGGGTGGAGCCGGACTCCCAAATCCGGGGGTCGAAGTGCTGAGTCTAGAGAATCTGAGCGACGTGGTCCCCGCTCTGGATGGGGCCCCCAACCCGGTGCGACCGGGGGTGACCACGGTCTATTTCGATCCGGACCTGACCCCGCCCGGCGCCACAGCGCACGGGATCGAGACTTACAACCGGGCGCTGGAGGCTCTGGAACAGGACCACCGTGCGGGTGGGGCCGTGGATCACTGGTTGGAAAACCGGCACCGAGAACTGGGGTTGGAGCCAACCACGCAAACCGTGTCGCTGAATTTTTGGACCCAGCGGGTCAGTAGCGGTCCTTAG
- a CDS encoding phage holin family protein: MAGIWITSLIVSSVRFTQQDDLATNLLALAAVALVLTFVNSLIRPVVKVIGFPLYVITFGLFALITNALIFSLTGWLAGLFHLPLQVDSFGGALLGGTITAIISALVVAVLGSFSKDRY; the protein is encoded by the coding sequence ATGGCTGGCATCTGGATTACCAGTCTGATCGTCAGTTCCGTCCGCTTTACCCAGCAGGACGACCTGGCCACCAACCTGCTGGCTCTGGCCGCGGTCGCGCTGGTGCTAACTTTTGTCAACTCGTTGATTAGACCGGTCGTCAAAGTGATTGGCTTCCCGCTCTACGTCATCACCTTTGGCCTCTTCGCACTCATTACCAATGCGTTGATTTTCTCTTTGACCGGCTGGCTGGCCGGCCTCTTCCACCTGCCGCTCCAGGTGGACTCATTCGGCGGGGCGCTGCTGGGTGGAACCATCACCGCCATCATCTCGGCTCTGGTGGTCGCGGTGCTGGGGTCCTTCTCTAAGGACCGCTACTGA
- a CDS encoding YwiC-like family protein, whose protein sequence is MNKRTLIKNGWLPLQHGAWSMTFTPLLLGIILGGPSWLQLLLVFAWTAAFLFFNVFGLLIKARRKERYWKATITYGVLAGVGALALVLIRPHLLVWALPLAVFFSWAIIEILRRNERSLGARVSAILASSLMVPVAFSLGSHPLDWRHAWVATAVVALYFVGTVPYVKTLIRERGKRSWLVGSLTYHVVMLAIFIGGAAAHLLTWFVPVVGLILLARAWAYPLVSLRRGRPLHQMFVGLTEFGYSALVLISLIVGYPAV, encoded by the coding sequence GTGAACAAGCGAACCCTCATCAAGAACGGTTGGCTGCCCCTGCAGCACGGCGCCTGGTCCATGACTTTCACCCCGCTGCTACTGGGGATTATTCTGGGCGGCCCGTCGTGGCTGCAGTTGCTCCTGGTCTTTGCCTGGACTGCCGCTTTCCTCTTCTTCAACGTCTTCGGCCTGCTGATCAAGGCGCGGCGAAAAGAGCGCTACTGGAAGGCAACTATCACCTACGGCGTCCTGGCGGGCGTGGGGGCGCTGGCTCTGGTTCTGATTCGACCCCACCTGCTTGTGTGGGCCCTACCGTTGGCGGTGTTCTTCTCCTGGGCGATCATCGAGATTCTGCGGAGGAACGAACGCTCACTGGGTGCCCGGGTCAGCGCGATCCTGGCTTCCTCCCTGATGGTTCCCGTTGCTTTCTCCCTCGGTTCGCACCCGCTGGATTGGCGTCACGCCTGGGTGGCGACCGCCGTGGTGGCGCTCTATTTTGTCGGCACGGTCCCCTACGTCAAGACCCTGATTCGCGAGCGGGGAAAGCGCTCCTGGCTGGTGGGTTCGCTGACCTATCACGTCGTCATGCTGGCCATCTTTATCGGCGGAGCGGCGGCACACCTGCTCACCTGGTTTGTCCCGGTGGTCGGACTAATTCTGTTGGCGCGCGCCTGGGCCTACCCGTTGGTGTCGTTGCGTCGCGGCCGTCCGCTGCACCAGATGTTTGTCGGCTTGACCGAGTTTGGCTATTCAGCTCTGGTATTAATCTCTCTAATTGTTGGCTACCCGGCCGTGTAA
- a CDS encoding ribose-5-phosphate isomerase, whose product MTKVHIAGDHAAFELREALIKHLGERGYEVVDHGAYVYDALDAYPPMCIECAEAVVADGGASLGVVLGGSGNGEQMAANLVKGCRAALVWNESTAQLARQHNDANVVSIGARQHSLEEAIRLVDVFLETPFSGDERHLERIRMMADYEAAHHA is encoded by the coding sequence ATGACCAAAGTACATATTGCTGGTGACCACGCCGCATTTGAGCTCCGCGAAGCACTGATCAAGCACCTGGGTGAGCGCGGCTACGAGGTGGTCGACCACGGCGCCTACGTCTACGATGCGCTCGACGCGTACCCGCCCATGTGTATTGAATGTGCCGAAGCGGTGGTGGCCGACGGGGGAGCCTCCCTCGGGGTGGTCCTGGGCGGCTCCGGCAACGGGGAGCAGATGGCCGCAAACCTGGTTAAGGGTTGCCGGGCGGCCCTTGTTTGGAACGAGTCGACCGCCCAGTTGGCCCGCCAGCACAACGATGCCAACGTGGTGTCGATTGGGGCGCGCCAGCACAGTCTGGAAGAGGCCATTCGACTGGTTGACGTGTTCCTGGAGACCCCGTTCTCAGGCGACGAGCGTCACCTGGAACGAATCAGGATGATGGCTGACTACGAGGCAGCTCACCACGCCTAA
- a CDS encoding aldo/keto reductase, translated as MQDTYVAAPGRYDHKDYFRSGRSGLVLPRISLGYWHNFGDTAPLERQREVTRRAFDLGITYFDLANNYGPPYGSAERNFGQIFRQDFRPYRDEMIIASKAGFDMWPGPYGEWPSRKNMLASLDQSLQRLGLDYVDIFYAHRPDPRIPIEETAGALATAYQQGKALYVGISNYYTPAEVDEVVRALSAWNIPLTINQLRYSMLDRRIENGVIDRLDQVGSGIALFSPLEQGLLTDRYLHGIPEDSRAAVGHFLTGDKITEAYLHSARKLNALAQERGQSLAQMALAWAVKDPRVTTAIIGASSVAQLEANVAALNNGKFTAEELTEIDAAIGIPIQR; from the coding sequence ATGCAGGACACCTACGTGGCGGCTCCCGGCCGCTACGACCACAAAGACTACTTCCGGTCGGGCCGTTCCGGCCTGGTGCTGCCACGCATTTCGCTTGGCTACTGGCACAATTTTGGCGACACCGCCCCGCTGGAACGCCAGCGGGAAGTTACCCGCCGCGCATTCGACTTGGGCATCACCTACTTTGACCTGGCAAACAACTACGGCCCGCCCTACGGCAGCGCCGAGCGCAACTTCGGCCAAATCTTCCGGCAGGATTTTCGCCCCTACCGCGACGAGATGATCATTGCTTCGAAGGCGGGCTTTGACATGTGGCCCGGTCCTTACGGTGAGTGGCCTTCCCGCAAGAACATGCTGGCCTCACTCGACCAGAGCCTGCAGCGCCTCGGTCTGGACTACGTGGACATCTTCTACGCCCACCGCCCGGATCCGCGAATCCCGATCGAAGAGACGGCGGGCGCCCTCGCCACCGCCTACCAACAGGGCAAAGCCCTCTACGTGGGGATCTCCAACTACTACACCCCCGCAGAAGTGGACGAGGTGGTGCGGGCCCTTTCCGCCTGGAACATCCCGCTGACCATCAACCAGCTGCGCTACTCCATGTTGGATCGGCGGATTGAGAACGGCGTGATTGACCGCCTCGATCAGGTCGGATCCGGGATTGCCCTATTCTCTCCGCTGGAGCAGGGCCTGCTGACCGATCGCTACCTGCACGGGATTCCCGAGGATTCCCGCGCGGCGGTGGGACACTTCCTCACCGGGGACAAGATCACCGAGGCCTACCTCCACAGCGCCAGGAAACTGAATGCCCTGGCCCAGGAGCGCGGTCAGAGCCTGGCCCAAATGGCGTTGGCCTGGGCGGTGAAGGACCCGCGGGTCACCACCGCCATCATCGGCGCCTCCAGCGTGGCCCAGTTGGAGGCGAACGTGGCTGCCCTGAACAACGGCAAGTTCACCGCCGAAGAGTTGACCGAAATCGATGCCGCTATCGGCATTCCCATCCAGCGCTAG
- a CDS encoding LacI family DNA-binding transcriptional regulator produces the protein MAKLAGVSRSTVSYVMSGKRPVSSEVRQRVQEVIKELDFSPSAAGRALATATTDTIALLAPMVDNAAPEVALQFVNGVVQAARRQGQDVLLATGDEAFHSVERLVKANQVDGFVVLDVEERDPRIQALRKANFPAVLVGMPEGVNDFDRVDLDWREVGLMLIGKLAQAGHQHICLVGTPAAGQDMDMTYVNRFNDGVQRGAQLHGSTLVAADASNDFLATTRKIEELLRNHPEVTAFVVRHEVAAAPLFNALNAAGLSVPTDVSVLGVSLDTMSLHSRPISGVLNPFREITGAAVDLLAQRLEDPSLRPRTVLLQPEYDDRGTLSSPKH, from the coding sequence GTGGCAAAGCTTGCAGGGGTGAGTCGCTCGACCGTTTCCTATGTGATGAGCGGGAAGCGGCCTGTCTCATCTGAGGTGCGCCAGCGAGTTCAGGAAGTGATCAAAGAACTGGACTTCTCACCGTCAGCGGCCGGTCGGGCATTGGCCACCGCCACTACTGACACAATTGCGCTGCTTGCCCCCATGGTCGACAATGCGGCCCCGGAAGTGGCACTCCAGTTTGTCAACGGCGTGGTGCAGGCAGCTCGCCGACAAGGACAGGACGTGCTCCTGGCGACCGGGGACGAGGCTTTCCACAGCGTGGAACGCTTGGTCAAGGCAAACCAGGTAGATGGGTTCGTCGTCCTCGATGTGGAAGAACGGGACCCGCGAATCCAAGCTCTCCGGAAAGCCAACTTTCCGGCGGTCTTGGTGGGGATGCCTGAGGGTGTCAATGACTTTGATCGAGTGGATCTGGACTGGCGGGAAGTTGGGCTCATGCTGATTGGGAAGCTGGCCCAGGCTGGCCATCAGCACATCTGCTTGGTGGGCACACCCGCAGCGGGGCAGGACATGGACATGACGTACGTCAATCGGTTCAACGACGGTGTTCAGCGGGGCGCTCAGCTACATGGCTCCACCCTGGTGGCGGCGGATGCCTCTAACGACTTCCTGGCAACCACACGAAAGATTGAAGAGCTTTTGAGGAATCATCCGGAAGTGACCGCGTTCGTGGTTCGACACGAGGTGGCCGCTGCCCCACTTTTCAATGCGCTCAACGCGGCAGGCCTCTCCGTTCCGACGGACGTGTCTGTCTTAGGGGTGTCGCTCGACACCATGTCGCTGCATTCCCGGCCGATCTCCGGGGTGCTCAATCCATTCCGCGAAATCACCGGGGCCGCAGTTGACCTGTTGGCCCAACGACTGGAGGACCCTAGTCTGCGACCGCGGACCGTTCTCTTGCAGCCCGAGTATGACGACCGAGGAACACTTTCCTCACCCAAGCATTAG